The DNA sequence ATAGTAGCCAACAATATGTAATTGACTATGAATTTCATCATGCCAAACTATTTTTGATGTTAAATTGGTTAAACGAAACAATAAAGCAAATAAAATAATTAAAATAATAGCTAAAGTAATCCGCTTGGAAAATAAGTTTATGAAGATTTTTTTTAACACTATTTTCTCTTAATATGTGTTTGGTCTATAAAAATAGACACATTTTTTTATTTTTTGTTTCAACTTTCATTCAAGATTAATTTTCGCCAACATTAAGACAAAGTAAATTTTGAGTTCTGAGTTAAACTTAAACTAATAAGTTGTTTTATTACTAATTAATGCAATTCTTATAAATTAACAATTTTAATCCAACCCAAAACCTGATACCTGATACCTTTTTTTAGGGATAATTAATTATATTCAAAGTAAGAGAATCCACAATATTAGTCTTAGGAAATAACTTCTAGTTGATCTAAACGAAACCATGTGCTAGGAGTAGGGGTGTAAAATCTCACTAAAGCATATTCATCGTTTAAATCTAAAATTTCTCCCTTACTTTCAAAAATATACGCAGGAAAACGAATATCACTAGCTTTTGCTTCTAAGCTACCTTCTAGTTTTTCTTTAATGACTTTGACGAAAGTACCTTTTTTGATTTTGGTTGCCATATTGGTAATTACTAAATTGATAACAATAATTAGTTTGTAAATAGAATATACTCAACAAGGTTATAGTTTGAGTTTTTTAACCCTTTTTCTTTTTTCTTTACTATTAGGTTTTATTTTCCTTACCGAGTATAAATAATTACCTCATCATTCTGCCATTTTTCTTGCTCAACTTCAAAAATCAATATATTTTGGCAGGGAATTTTTTTCTATTTTACCATTCCTAATTAAGATGCGTGCTGCGTAGCAGATCCCTTCGGGATCGCACTGTGCCATTTCGTGACCAAATCCTTGGCTGAATCTTGTCCTTGATAATAACTCACTAAAATAACGGGCAGGAAAAATAATTAAATCTGCAGGGCTTTGTAGGGCTATTTTCCCTAAATGAGGTAAATTCATTAAATTTGCAGGAATTTCTAAAACAGAGGCAATCCAGTCTTCGTAAGGGGTGTCTAAATGAGCAATTCGCACTGACTCTCTGAACACTTCCAATAAATCATGATCTCCAAAGGCGAAAAAAGGATCTCGACAATTATCACTGGCAAAAGCAACTCTAACCCCCGCTTGTTTTAATTCCTTAACTCTGGTTACACCACGCCAAAAAGGTGTTTTTCCCGCTTCTCTGTCTTGTAAATATAAATTACACATAGGAAGACTCACAATGGCAATATTTGCCTCTTTAACTAATTTAATAATCTCATTAGCTTTTTCGGGACTTTGAACCGCTAAACTACAACAATGACCACAAAGAATATCTTGGTCAAAATTAGTTTTTAAGGCGGTTTCGGCAATTTTTTGCAAACATATTGACTCTACCTCTCCATTCTCATCAGCGTGAAAGTCTAAGGCTAGATTTCTCTCTTTTGCTAACTCAAATACTCTTTCTATCTGGGCGTCAATATCTGGATTCATGTAGGCAACCCCTCCCAATACGCCTCCTATTTCTGCAATTTTATCGGCTAATTTTTCTCCTTCAGGGGTAAGAAAATAATCTAAACTCACTAAAGATACGGCTTGTAAGCTGATTTTTTCCCGCCATTCTTGTCGTAATTGTTGCCATACTCTAATACTAATATTCGCCTGATTGTCGTGACAGTCTAAATGAGTGCGAAGTGCGATCGTACCTTGACTATAACTACATTGTAAACCAAAATTCATTCGCCGATACAAATCTTCTTCATTCCATCGTTGACTGTCTTCTCTCACAGTTTCTAAAGCGGTTTGGAAATCTCCTTGTAAATTAGGGCTTCGCTCCCAAATATGCCCTTTATCAAGGTGAGTGTGAATATCCACAAAACAGGGTAAAACAATTCCTTTTTTTAAATCAATGCCAATGGTATTCTCACAAGCAGGAATAATTTGAGTTATCTTACCCTGACTAATTTCTACATCACATAAACATAAATTTTCTCTTGTAGTATTAGAAAATAAATGTAAATTATCTTTAATTAAACATAGGGGAATATGAGCATTTTTCAGCCAATATCGAGGATGACTCACCAACATAATAAATTTATCACTATTAGTATTAAAGACTATTATCTCCTGAGAACGTAATTATTCCCAGTCAAAAAGAGGATCATTTTCTTCTTGTAAATCTCTGCTAAACTCTGTTCTTTGACTATTACTTCTATTAAGATTTTTTCTTTTATTGTTAGTGTTTTTATTTGTAAAAAGAACGGGTAATAATGACCCTAAAATAAATCCTGTCGCTACTATTATCGATAATAATACCCCAATAGGAATAGAAATTGATTCAAACATGAAAAACTTAAGGCTTACTTTATCTATATTTTGAATAGAAAACACTGCTATTAAAATAAGCCAAAAACTAATGATTAAATTAATAAATAACTTTTTTGTTATTCCCATCTTTTTTAATTTTTCAATAACTGATTAAGCTAGGACACATTAAACTTACCTTTTTTATTAATTTTTAAAATGATTCAGATGCTTATCTGTTGCCCGTTGCCCACTGCCTACCGCCCGTGATAATTTAGATGCGTCCTAGTTTACTGATAGCTGATAGCGATAAAACCTTTATTTTATGTATTTTACTTGTAAACTACTAGGAGAGATGCGATCGCCTTCTAGGTGAATACCTCTGTTATTAGCAGAAAGATGACGTAAAATTTTATAAATAGCTTCTATATCTTGTAATTTGTCTATTTTATCGGCTATTTCTTGGATTGTAAAAGATTGATTATTATTTTGAATCAAATCTAATACTTCTTTTTGCAAAGCCAAAATTGATGCGGCGGCTTTTTTCCCTGCTTCTACTCCGGGTTGATGGTAAGCATTAATATTAACTAAATAAGCATAAATACTTACTGCTCTTTCATAAAGGGCAATTAACGCACCAACAGTATAAGGAGTAACTTCATTTACCGTAACAGTAATGGAATCTCTACCATTATCATAAAGGGCTTGACGAGTACCTTGTAAGAAACCAGACAGATAGTCACCGCTAGTGACGTTTTTCTCTAACTCAATGGATTTAGTTTCTCTATCTTTCAAAACCTCAATAAAAGTAACAAAAAAGTTGCTGATACCTTCCCTTAATTGTTGCACATAGGCGTGTTGATCTGTAGATCCTTTGTTACCATAAACAGCAATACCCTGATAAACGCTATTACCATCTAAGTCTTTTTCTTTGCCGAGGGATTCCATTACTAACTGTTGCAGATAACGGCTAAAGAGCAAAAGGCTATCTTTATAAGGCAACATAACCATATCTTTTTCACCCTTTCCATTTCCTGCATAGTACCATGATAGTGCTAACAAAGCAGAAGGATTATTTTTAAGATTATTTTCTCTGGTAGCAATATCCATTTCCCTCGCCCCTGCTAACATGGCATCAATATCGATACCTTCTAAGGCGGCTGGTAATAAACCCACAGCAGACAGTTCAGATGTTCTACCTCCTACCCAATCAAACATGGGAAAGCAATCTAACCAGTCTTCTTCTTGAACGATTTGATATAGTTTACTACTATCATCCATCATGGTGATGGCAACTGCTTGACGAGCAAAATTTAATCCTTGTTTCTCATAGGCGTGTTTTGCTTCTAGCATTCCGTTGCGGGTTTCTGGAGTACCGCCAGATTTACTAATAACCAATACTAAAGTTGTTCTGAGACGATCTTTAATTTGTGTTAAGGTGCGATCGATTCCCTCTGGATCTGTGTTATCAATAAAGTGAATCTTTAACTGAGGATTAATATCTGCTAAGGCTTGGGAAACGAATTGAGGACCTAAGGCAGAGCCTCCAATACCAATAGAGAGTAAATCAGTAAACTTTTCTCCGAATGGTGTTTTTATCGCCCCTGAATGAACTTTTTGGGTAAAATCTTTAATTTTTACGAGACAATCTTCTATTTCTCTTTTAATTTCCTGATTAGGTGCAATATCTGTATTTCTTAGCCAATAATGTCCCACCATTCTTTTTTCATCAGGATTTGCGATCGCACCCTGTTCTAATTTTGCCACAGATTCAAAAGCAACAGCAAATTTAGGAAGCATAGATTCATAAAAACTATCATCAAAACCCATGCGACTAACATCAACATATAAATCTAAAGTGGGGTGATAATAAAGCCAATCTTGATAACGTTGCCAAAGTCGTAAATTGTCCATAAACTTAATCCTGATATTTACCTATCATTTTCTCATTATTACCCACATTTTCGATGTAGAACTAAGAATATCACATATATTGTATAGATTTTCAGAGATATTTACGGTTCAAACTAACTCGAATTCGATATAAAATTATCGCTTAAGTTAGGCAAAAAGCAAGAGGCAAAGGTAAAGGTAAACTGAAAGGACTGTAGGAGTGCAACGAACTCTTATTACTTGTTTCTCTCTCCCTAACACCCCAACACCCCAATACCCCAATCCCCTACCCCTAACACCTGCAACCTGACATCTACCCTTATAGGTAAACTCAGGTATTAGATTGAAAAATAGACAACAAAAAAGGGGCTAACCAAAATTAATTGATTAACCCCCATAATTGGGAACGCACTTTTAGCCAGAAAATGACATTATTTAAGAACTAACTTGACGTTAGCATTTTGTAAACCACGTTGCTTAACTTCGCTCAAAGTTTTGTTAACCGCATATTTTTGGTTGATAGAATTGATTAACTCAGTTTGATTATGCTTTTTAGCAACGCCCCAGAGATCAGCGATTAGGTCAAAGCTACCATCAGCATTACGAGACCAACCGAGATCATATTCTCCATCTAATACTGCTACGATGTCGGCACGAATGCGTTGGCTGTTGTAGCCACGAACATCAGCGTCAGTTTTG is a window from the Cyanobacterium sp. Dongsha4 genome containing:
- a CDS encoding NAD(P)H-quinone oxidoreductase subunit O, which encodes MATKIKKGTFVKVIKEKLEGSLEAKASDIRFPAYIFESKGEILDLNDEYALVRFYTPTPSTWFRLDQLEVIS
- a CDS encoding cytosine deaminase; its protein translation is MLVSHPRYWLKNAHIPLCLIKDNLHLFSNTTRENLCLCDVEISQGKITQIIPACENTIGIDLKKGIVLPCFVDIHTHLDKGHIWERSPNLQGDFQTALETVREDSQRWNEEDLYRRMNFGLQCSYSQGTIALRTHLDCHDNQANISIRVWQQLRQEWREKISLQAVSLVSLDYFLTPEGEKLADKIAEIGGVLGGVAYMNPDIDAQIERVFELAKERNLALDFHADENGEVESICLQKIAETALKTNFDQDILCGHCCSLAVQSPEKANEIIKLVKEANIAIVSLPMCNLYLQDREAGKTPFWRGVTRVKELKQAGVRVAFASDNCRDPFFAFGDHDLLEVFRESVRIAHLDTPYEDWIASVLEIPANLMNLPHLGKIALQSPADLIIFPARYFSELLSRTRFSQGFGHEMAQCDPEGICYAARILIRNGKIEKNSLPKYIDF
- a CDS encoding DUF1257 domain-containing protein — protein: MSHFSTLRTKITDAEILTNSLKDLGINVKTDADVRGYNSQRIRADIVAVLDGEYDLGWSRNADGSFDLIADLWGVAKKHNQTELINSINQKYAVNKTLSEVKQRGLQNANVKLVLK
- a CDS encoding lipopolysaccharide assembly protein LapA domain-containing protein, encoding MGITKKLFINLIISFWLILIAVFSIQNIDKVSLKFFMFESISIPIGVLLSIIVATGFILGSLLPVLFTNKNTNNKRKNLNRSNSQRTEFSRDLQEENDPLFDWE
- a CDS encoding glucose-6-phosphate isomerase, which translates into the protein MDNLRLWQRYQDWLYYHPTLDLYVDVSRMGFDDSFYESMLPKFAVAFESVAKLEQGAIANPDEKRMVGHYWLRNTDIAPNQEIKREIEDCLVKIKDFTQKVHSGAIKTPFGEKFTDLLSIGIGGSALGPQFVSQALADINPQLKIHFIDNTDPEGIDRTLTQIKDRLRTTLVLVISKSGGTPETRNGMLEAKHAYEKQGLNFARQAVAITMMDDSSKLYQIVQEEDWLDCFPMFDWVGGRTSELSAVGLLPAALEGIDIDAMLAGAREMDIATRENNLKNNPSALLALSWYYAGNGKGEKDMVMLPYKDSLLLFSRYLQQLVMESLGKEKDLDGNSVYQGIAVYGNKGSTDQHAYVQQLREGISNFFVTFIEVLKDRETKSIELEKNVTSGDYLSGFLQGTRQALYDNGRDSITVTVNEVTPYTVGALIALYERAVSIYAYLVNINAYHQPGVEAGKKAAASILALQKEVLDLIQNNNQSFTIQEIADKIDKLQDIEAIYKILRHLSANNRGIHLEGDRISPSSLQVKYIK